A genomic stretch from Hypnocyclicus thermotrophus includes:
- a CDS encoding ATP-binding protein, with protein sequence MKIAVLSGKGGTGKTTVSNNLAINIKNTILIDTDVEEPNSHIFLKPDIEKIDSVFIGYPEVDMNKCNLCGKCGEFCRFNAIIPAKNSVVVFNESCHDCGGCAMVCPTNAITYKQREIGKIYSGKTKYDIDMKYGEINIGEMSGVRIIEEVKEKIKNEEIVIIDSPPGTACSTVAAVEGVDYAILVSEPTPFGVSDMKMVVEMLREMNIPFGLVINKAKLGDDEIYEYANNENIEILAEIPFNKEIAKLYANGELFSIHLKEYKEIFENIYSQILSKL encoded by the coding sequence ATGAAAATAGCTGTTTTAAGTGGGAAAGGTGGAACAGGAAAAACGACAGTGTCTAATAATTTAGCAATAAATATAAAAAATACAATACTTATAGATACTGATGTCGAGGAACCAAATTCACATATATTTTTAAAACCTGATATTGAAAAAATAGATTCTGTATTTATAGGGTATCCAGAAGTAGATATGAATAAATGTAATTTATGCGGTAAATGTGGAGAATTTTGTAGATTTAATGCAATTATTCCAGCTAAAAATAGTGTTGTTGTATTTAATGAAAGTTGTCATGATTGTGGTGGATGTGCAATGGTATGCCCAACTAATGCAATTACTTATAAACAAAGAGAAATTGGGAAAATATATAGCGGAAAGACAAAATATGATATAGATATGAAATACGGTGAGATAAATATTGGAGAAATGTCTGGTGTAAGAATTATTGAAGAAGTAAAAGAAAAAATAAAAAATGAAGAAATAGTAATAATAGATTCACCGCCAGGAACAGCTTGTTCTACAGTAGCTGCTGTTGAAGGAGTAGATTATGCTATTTTAGTATCTGAACCTACGCCTTTTGGAGTTAGTGATATGAAAATGGTGGTTGAAATGCTAAGAGAAATGAATATACCTTTTGGATTAGTTATAAATAAAGCAAAATTAGGTGATGATGAGATATATGAATATGCTAATAATGAAAATATTGAAATATTAGCAGAAATTCCATTTAATAAAGAAATAGCAAAATTATATGCAAATGGAGAATTATTTAGTATTCATTTAAAAGAATATAAAGAAATTTTTGAAAATATATATAGTCAAATTTTATCAAAATTATAA
- a CDS encoding MBL fold metallo-hydrolase, translated as MEITVLIENLVYNQGLFGEHGLSLHILDKETSILFDTGQTENFLLNAKTLGIDINKVKYTILSHGHYDHTGGLKSLLEKNNKIELMVKKDIFQKKYSNSTGNIREIGLDNKISKYNNIKYLDKNIVSLTENIFIITKINNYNDFENDEKKLFVKENNKYVVDKFIDEVFLVLKNNDDTLTIITGCAHNGIINILKTTKEYFLNNKIKQVIGGFHLKGKSKERIDKTINELIKLEIQEIYINHCSGIEFFSELKNKNSNIKVIYAYTGSKIIS; from the coding sequence ATGGAAATAACAGTTTTAATAGAAAATTTAGTATATAATCAAGGTCTTTTTGGAGAACATGGATTATCACTTCATATATTAGATAAAGAAACGAGCATATTATTTGATACAGGACAAACAGAAAATTTTTTATTAAATGCTAAAACATTAGGAATAGATATTAATAAGGTTAAATATACTATTTTAAGTCATGGACATTATGATCATACTGGGGGATTAAAATCATTATTAGAAAAAAATAATAAAATTGAATTGATGGTTAAAAAAGATATTTTTCAAAAAAAATATTCGAATTCTACAGGAAATATAAGAGAAATTGGATTAGATAATAAAATTTCTAAATATAATAATATTAAGTATTTAGATAAAAATATAGTTAGTTTAACAGAAAATATTTTTATTATTACAAAAATTAATAACTATAATGATTTTGAAAATGATGAAAAAAAATTATTTGTTAAAGAAAATAATAAATATGTAGTGGATAAGTTTATAGATGAAGTTTTTTTAGTATTAAAAAATAATGATGATACTTTAACAATAATAACAGGATGTGCACATAATGGAATAATAAATATTTTAAAAACAACAAAAGAGTATTTTCTAAATAACAAAATTAAACAAGTAATAGGAGGATTTCATTTAAAAGGAAAATCCAAAGAAAGAATAGATAAAACTATAAATGAACTTATAAAATTAGAAATTCAAGAAATTTATATAAATCATTGTAGTGGAATAGAATTTTTTAGTGAATTAAAAAATAAAAATTCAAATATTAAAGTTATATATGCTTATACTGGAAGTAAAATTATTTCATAA
- a CDS encoding iron-sulfur cluster carrier protein MrpORP, translated as MHGISDEMQKQLEENMSKIKHKIVVMSGKGGVGKSTVSTNIAFGLAMAGKKVGLLDADLHGPNIPLMLGIEGTKLGDLSKPFQVNKNLFVVSLSFYMRTSDDPIIWRGPAKIGAIKQMLGEVIWGELDYLVVDLPPGTGDEPLTIAQELGKIDGSVIVTTPQDVAILDSRKSVKFSTLVNMPILGIVENMSGFVCPHCNKRIDIFKQGGGEKAAKELGVELLTKIPMTPGIVHAGDDGKPFIFNNKGPEVEIMKELVNKLINKVEINKEIENKEKESDKKMGNILKVAFPTNDKTNVEEHFGHCKEFVIFEIEDAKIINKSFVTPPPHEPGVIPRFLGEQGANVIITGGMGQKAIDIFKSQNIDVILGARGSIEENLKTYLEGELYSTASACNHEHDEDHSCNH; from the coding sequence ATGCACGGAATATCAGATGAAATGCAAAAGCAATTAGAAGAAAATATGAGCAAAATAAAGCATAAAATAGTAGTAATGAGTGGAAAAGGGGGAGTAGGAAAGTCTACAGTTTCTACTAATATAGCTTTTGGACTTGCTATGGCAGGTAAAAAAGTAGGATTATTAGATGCTGATTTACATGGACCAAATATTCCTTTAATGCTAGGAATAGAAGGAACTAAATTAGGAGATTTGTCAAAACCATTTCAAGTAAACAAGAATCTTTTTGTTGTTTCTTTGAGTTTCTATATGAGAACTTCTGACGATCCGATTATTTGGAGAGGACCAGCTAAAATAGGAGCTATTAAACAAATGTTAGGTGAAGTAATATGGGGAGAATTGGATTATTTAGTTGTTGATCTTCCACCTGGTACAGGAGATGAACCGCTTACTATTGCTCAAGAATTAGGTAAAATAGATGGAAGTGTAATAGTAACAACACCTCAAGATGTAGCAATACTTGATTCGAGAAAATCAGTAAAATTTTCTACATTAGTAAATATGCCAATATTAGGAATAGTAGAAAATATGAGTGGATTTGTTTGTCCTCATTGTAATAAAAGAATAGATATATTTAAACAGGGTGGAGGAGAAAAAGCAGCTAAAGAACTAGGAGTGGAATTATTAACAAAAATACCAATGACTCCTGGAATAGTACATGCTGGAGATGATGGTAAGCCATTTATATTTAATAATAAAGGTCCAGAAGTAGAAATTATGAAAGAATTAGTAAATAAACTTATAAATAAAGTAGAAATTAATAAAGAAATAGAAAATAAAGAGAAAGAGAGTGATAAAAAAATGGGAAATATATTGAAAGTTGCCTTTCCAACTAACGATAAAACAAATGTGGAAGAACATTTTGGACATTGTAAAGAGTTTGTAATATTTGAAATAGAAGATGCAAAAATAATAAATAAAAGTTTTGTGACACCACCTCCACATGAACCAGGTGTAATTCCTAGATTTTTAGGAGAACAAGGTGCAAACGTTATAATCACTGGTGGAATGGGTCAAAAAGCAATAGATATTTTTAAATCTCAAAATATTGATGTAATATTAGGAGCTAGAGGAAGTATAGAAGAAAATTTAAAAACATATCTTGAAGGTGAGTTATATTCAACTGCATCAGCGTGTAATCATGAACATGATGAAGATCATAGTTGTAACCATTAA
- a CDS encoding NifB/NifX family molybdenum-iron cluster-binding protein yields the protein MKIAVSAKEVGLNGKIDDRFGRAEYYVIFDTETKEVKTVENSAKNESAGAGGKAVKVLGDENVNIILAPEVGPKAITALKAFEIEAYLYAGMGLNTVEDAINAFNEGKLIKANNATVEEHSGLRKA from the coding sequence ATGAAAATAGCAGTATCAGCAAAAGAAGTTGGATTAAATGGGAAAATAGACGATAGATTTGGAAGAGCAGAATATTATGTAATATTTGACACAGAAACAAAAGAAGTTAAAACTGTAGAGAATAGTGCAAAAAATGAAAGTGCTGGAGCTGGTGGGAAAGCTGTAAAAGTATTAGGCGATGAAAATGTAAATATAATATTAGCACCAGAAGTAGGACCTAAAGCAATAACAGCATTAAAAGCTTTTGAAATAGAAGCTTATCTTTATGCTGGAATGGGATTAAATACAGTAGAAGACGCTATTAATGCTTTTAATGAAGGGAAATTAATAAAAGCAAATAACGCAACTGTTGAAGAGCATAGTGGATTAAGAAAAGCTTAA
- a CDS encoding EAL domain-containing protein, whose product MLGLAEKETLLNIEEKIELSSYFQPIISLKENKIIGYELLLRGIINKEVISPENIYNVFESNNELIDFDFKVVKHHIKEISKIYNENYLYSVNISFPNKKLSTIDETMLKININEIVEKIKKYRMDTKNIIIEISENEVVSTGVQIAFVNQLKEKGFLVALDDVGKNNSNFSKLVDLKPDILKIDKSLIKDIEKSGYKSSIVKNIISIAEETGSIVITEGVEKIEELEKITWLGCDLVQGYFYSKAMEIKKIDIYNIINKIEWGKNKVIQYIDMRMKQIIDNEIICNDIILQAERTFVLFGNEFAAFSYNLFRKFSKIEAVYLLNEKGIQISDTFLNKEIKIKKNKIFHPARIGDNHNLKEYYYNLKYKEMYVSDVYISKATGNRCITISKKIINNILCVDIKI is encoded by the coding sequence ATGTTAGGATTAGCTGAAAAAGAAACATTACTTAATATTGAAGAAAAAATAGAATTATCAAGTTATTTTCAACCGATAATTTCATTAAAAGAAAATAAAATTATTGGATATGAATTATTACTTCGTGGAATTATTAATAAAGAAGTAATATCACCAGAAAATATATATAATGTTTTTGAATCAAATAATGAACTTATTGACTTTGATTTTAAAGTAGTAAAACATCATATAAAGGAGATATCAAAAATTTATAATGAAAATTATTTATATTCAGTTAATATTAGTTTTCCAAATAAAAAATTATCTACTATAGATGAAACTATGTTAAAAATAAATATAAATGAAATAGTAGAAAAAATAAAAAAATACAGAATGGACACTAAAAATATTATTATAGAGATAAGTGAAAATGAGGTAGTTTCTACAGGAGTACAAATAGCATTTGTAAATCAATTAAAAGAAAAAGGGTTTTTAGTAGCACTTGATGATGTTGGTAAAAATAATAGTAATTTTTCTAAATTGGTAGATTTAAAACCAGATATTTTAAAAATAGATAAAAGTCTAATAAAAGATATAGAAAAAAGTGGATATAAAAGTTCTATAGTAAAAAATATAATATCAATAGCAGAAGAAACAGGAAGTATTGTAATAACAGAAGGAGTAGAAAAAATAGAAGAGCTTGAAAAAATTACTTGGCTTGGTTGTGATCTTGTACAAGGATATTTTTATAGTAAAGCAATGGAAATAAAAAAAATAGATATCTATAACATCATTAATAAGATAGAGTGGGGGAAAAATAAAGTTATTCAATATATTGATATGAGAATGAAACAAATAATAGATAATGAAATAATATGTAATGATATTATACTACAAGCAGAAAGAACTTTTGTTTTGTTTGGTAATGAATTTGCTGCATTTTCCTATAATTTATTTAGAAAATTTTCTAAAATAGAAGCTGTATATTTATTAAATGAAAAAGGGATACAAATAAGTGATACATTTTTGAATAAAGAGATAAAGATAAAGAAAAATAAAATATTTCATCCAGCTAGAATAGGAGATAATCATAACTTAAAAGAGTATTATTATAATTTGAAATATAAAGAAATGTATGTATCTGATGTATATATCTCAAAAGCTACTGGAAATAGATGTATAACAATATCTAAAAAAATTATAAATAATATATTATGTGTAGATATAAAAATATAA
- a CDS encoding 4Fe-4S binding protein translates to MKKIKELYLKWNWLLMILFLLLAIINPLFGLAALFCMVPAIYVSIKEKKKTFCGFYCPRGNFLTKLLQKISLNKKAPKFFQSSKFKSLFFALMFAFFIYSLNKTEGDLFKIGFVFFRFILTSTIIGSILGIFFKPRTWCQICPFGYMTELSAQPKKIKNLIIIPKYIVIGIILFLAVVGANTLIEKENNSYTKNNIVYYKNNNTKFYKKNFKRNRQNLIQNNKIIFEKNIKN, encoded by the coding sequence ATGAAGAAAATAAAAGAATTATATTTAAAATGGAATTGGTTGTTAATGATATTGTTTTTATTATTAGCAATAATTAATCCTTTATTTGGATTAGCAGCATTATTTTGTATGGTACCTGCAATATATGTAAGTATTAAAGAGAAAAAAAAGACATTTTGTGGTTTTTATTGCCCAAGAGGAAATTTTTTAACAAAATTATTACAAAAAATTTCATTGAATAAAAAAGCACCAAAATTTTTTCAAAGCAGTAAATTTAAATCTTTATTTTTTGCATTAATGTTTGCTTTCTTTATATATTCATTAAATAAAACGGAAGGTGATTTATTTAAAATCGGATTTGTATTTTTTAGATTTATATTAACAAGTACAATAATAGGAAGTATATTAGGAATATTTTTTAAACCAAGAACTTGGTGTCAAATATGTCCTTTTGGATATATGACAGAATTATCAGCACAACCTAAAAAAATAAAAAATTTAATAATAATTCCTAAATATATTGTAATAGGTATAATATTATTTTTAGCTGTTGTAGGAGCTAATACATTGATAGAAAAAGAAAATAATAGTTATACAAAAAATAATATAGTATATTATAAAAATAATAATACAAAGTTTTATAAAAAAAATTTTAAAAGAAACAGACAAAATTTAATACAAAATAATAAAATTATATTTGAAAAAAATATTAAAAATTAG
- a CDS encoding type I phosphomannose isomerase catalytic subunit, whose translation MYPLVFKKVLIKKIWGGRAFEKELNFRLEDNDKYGESWEVSSHPNGMSVVENGEFKGKTLQELLSEYKGKLVGERIYKKYGDKFPLLIKYLDINDRLSVQVHPDDEYALKNENEYGKSESWYVLKASSDAKLILGIKEGITKDIFKKKVEKNDFNDLFNIVRVKEGDLININPGTVHASLEGSILICEPQQNSDSTYRIYDFDRIVDGKKRELHIDKALDVIKFDEKAKIINENSVESIKKENFIKKELTKDKYYDLEILEIKKEYNEKAEDLFKVYMILEGEGEIEYDNNKYNIKKGKSYLIPANLEININGKVKILRIIPK comes from the coding sequence ATGTATCCTTTAGTTTTTAAAAAAGTACTTATTAAAAAAATTTGGGGTGGAAGGGCCTTTGAAAAAGAATTGAACTTTAGGTTAGAAGATAATGATAAATATGGAGAAAGTTGGGAAGTAAGTAGCCATCCTAATGGAATGTCAGTGGTAGAGAATGGGGAGTTCAAAGGGAAAACTTTACAAGAATTATTAAGTGAATATAAAGGAAAATTAGTTGGAGAGAGAATTTATAAAAAATATGGAGATAAATTTCCTTTATTGATAAAATATCTTGATATTAATGATAGACTTTCTGTACAAGTTCATCCAGATGATGAGTATGCATTAAAAAATGAGAATGAATATGGGAAAAGTGAAAGTTGGTATGTATTAAAAGCGAGTAGTGACGCTAAATTAATACTTGGAATAAAAGAAGGGATAACAAAAGATATATTTAAAAAGAAAGTAGAAAAAAATGATTTTAATGATTTATTTAATATAGTAAGAGTAAAGGAAGGCGATTTAATAAATATAAATCCAGGAACAGTTCATGCATCATTAGAAGGTTCTATACTTATTTGTGAACCACAACAAAATTCTGATTCAACATATAGAATATATGACTTTGATAGAATAGTAGATGGTAAAAAAAGAGAGCTTCATATAGATAAAGCACTTGATGTAATAAAATTTGATGAAAAAGCAAAAATAATTAATGAAAATAGTGTGGAAAGTATAAAAAAAGAGAATTTCATAAAGAAAGAGTTAACAAAGGATAAATACTATGATCTTGAAATATTAGAGATAAAAAAAGAATACAATGAAAAAGCAGAAGATTTATTTAAAGTGTATATGATATTAGAAGGTGAAGGGGAAATAGAGTATGATAATAATAAATATAATATAAAAAAAGGTAAAAGTTATCTAATACCTGCAAATTTAGAAATTAATATAAATGGTAAAGTGAAAATATTGAGAATTATACCTAAATAA
- a CDS encoding ATP-binding protein, with amino-acid sequence MNEINEIVVISGKGGTGKTTLTASIIPYLDDVIIADCDVDAPDLNILFELEITKSEDFIGTQKAVIDYEKCIKCGKCYRSCNFGAITKEIEVNIPKCEGCGVCEFVCPVNAIEMKDAVVGKLFVSNSNYGQIVHARLKPGEETSGRLVAEVRKRAKKIGEENNIKNMIVDGSPGVACNVISSITGAKKVIIVVESTFSGLHDLKRVYELTQKFRLSIIVVINKYDLSEELTQEIEKYCKENKIEVGLKIPFNKNMVKAIVNKKIPSLEEKEFFEQIRFDRFIDKIRV; translated from the coding sequence ATGAATGAGATAAATGAAATAGTTGTTATATCGGGAAAAGGTGGAACAGGGAAAACAACATTAACAGCATCAATTATTCCATATTTAGATGATGTTATAATAGCAGATTGTGATGTTGATGCACCGGATCTTAATATTTTATTTGAGTTAGAAATAACAAAATCAGAAGATTTTATTGGTACTCAAAAGGCAGTAATTGATTATGAAAAATGTATAAAATGTGGTAAATGTTATAGAAGCTGTAATTTTGGAGCAATTACAAAAGAGATAGAGGTAAATATTCCGAAATGTGAAGGATGTGGAGTATGTGAATTTGTTTGTCCTGTAAATGCAATAGAAATGAAAGATGCAGTTGTTGGGAAATTATTTGTATCAAATAGTAATTATGGACAAATAGTTCATGCAAGATTAAAACCAGGTGAGGAAACATCAGGGAGATTAGTTGCAGAAGTTAGAAAAAGAGCAAAAAAAATAGGAGAAGAAAATAATATAAAAAATATGATAGTAGATGGGTCTCCTGGAGTTGCATGTAATGTTATTTCTTCTATTACAGGAGCTAAAAAAGTTATAATTGTAGTAGAATCAACTTTTTCTGGATTACATGATTTAAAAAGAGTATATGAATTAACACAAAAATTTAGATTGTCTATAATTGTAGTTATTAATAAATATGATTTATCAGAAGAATTAACACAAGAAATTGAAAAATATTGTAAGGAAAATAAAATTGAAGTAGGATTAAAAATACCTTTTAATAAAAATATGGTAAAAGCAATAGTTAATAAAAAAATACCTTCATTAGAAGAAAAAGAATTTTTTGAACAAATAAGATTTGATAGATTTATAGATAAAATAAGAGTCTAA
- a CDS encoding arsenic resistance protein gives MKKMWGTIEFLKKNLAWSILSFMIMGILAGALFNVKGLKVFIMPLTFLMVYPMMVTLKINELFEKGGEKANVLALIINFLIIPFIALGIGKIFFRDSPLLIVGLLLAALLPTSGMTISWTGFANGNMHTAIKMTVIGLIVGSIATPIYIKLLVGQTMNIPLISVTKQIILIVFLPMLFGYITQKLLIKKFGEKKFNKDIKQKFPVLSTIGVLGIVFVAMALKSKTIISNPSILIKGLIPIFILYVINYTISTFIGKMFLDRDNAIALIYGTVMRNLSIALAIAMSVFGKNGSEIALIIALSYVVQVKSAVWYIKVVNIIFSEEKTLKRA, from the coding sequence ATGAAGAAGATGTGGGGAACTATTGAATTTTTAAAAAAGAATTTGGCATGGTCTATATTAAGCTTTATGATAATGGGAATTTTAGCCGGAGCACTTTTTAATGTTAAAGGATTAAAAGTTTTTATAATGCCACTTACATTTTTAATGGTTTATCCAATGATGGTTACATTAAAAATAAATGAATTATTTGAAAAAGGTGGAGAAAAGGCTAATGTATTAGCATTAATAATTAATTTTTTAATAATACCATTTATAGCTTTAGGAATTGGGAAAATATTTTTTAGAGATTCACCATTATTAATTGTTGGTTTATTATTAGCAGCATTACTTCCTACTAGTGGGATGACAATATCATGGACAGGATTTGCAAATGGAAATATGCACACAGCTATAAAAATGACAGTAATTGGGCTTATTGTAGGTTCGATAGCGACACCTATTTATATAAAATTATTAGTAGGGCAAACTATGAACATTCCTTTGATCAGTGTTACTAAACAAATAATTTTAATAGTATTTTTGCCTATGCTTTTTGGTTATATTACTCAAAAATTATTAATAAAAAAATTTGGTGAAAAAAAATTTAATAAAGATATAAAACAAAAATTTCCTGTTTTATCAACAATTGGAGTTTTGGGAATAGTTTTTGTAGCAATGGCATTGAAATCAAAAACAATAATAAGTAATCCATCAATTTTAATAAAAGGATTAATCCCAATATTCATTTTATATGTTATAAATTATACTATAAGCACTTTTATTGGAAAAATGTTTTTAGATAGAGATAATGCAATAGCATTAATATATGGAACAGTTATGAGAAATTTATCAATAGCATTAGCAATAGCAATGTCAGTATTTGGTAAAAATGGTTCAGAAATAGCTTTAATAATAGCATTGTCATATGTTGTACAAGTAAAATCAGCAGTATGGTATATAAAAGTCGTTAATATTATTTTTAGTGAAGAAAAAACTTTAAAAAGAGCATAA
- a CDS encoding 4Fe-4S binding protein, which translates to MKKQLGIMSRKILQGLFLIYILFVSLGHAFNWKIGENLHGICPFGAIETFYTWITTNNFIHHTGVGNYFILLGLVFTLIISGAFFCGWICPFGTVQEFLGKLGKKIFKKKYNNIIPKKLDSILRYFKYLFLIFILVQTARNFKLVFENIDPYYTFFNIWSDEIAISGYIVLTITLLLSLIVERPYCKYMCPLGAINGIFNFKSIIQIKRDNNNCINCGACDKVCPVGINVSIAKEISDPRCIRCAECVAICPVNKTKDTLNFKISLLKNKKLNISKLMLISLIIFLTPIFIGSITGGFKEDTSDRKYETANDIKGSYTINEISEHYNITAEGLIHTFNIEDNRDQKLNDLLEKSGFSIETLRVYMENIDKPLKDVLEDYPEKYEANKTLRELAKENEAGVIAKLFNSSEEDTTVEIKRKTMLVEIKNIIKDYNDFLNTFNINKDEPLNTTLKDIIDKYSIEMEDIKTYVEDNKK; encoded by the coding sequence ATGAAAAAGCAATTAGGAATTATGTCAAGAAAAATTTTACAGGGATTATTTTTAATTTATATTTTATTTGTAAGTTTAGGACATGCATTTAACTGGAAAATAGGAGAAAATTTACATGGAATATGCCCATTTGGAGCAATAGAAACTTTTTATACTTGGATAACAACGAATAATTTTATACATCATACAGGAGTAGGAAATTATTTTATATTATTAGGGCTAGTATTTACATTAATAATTTCAGGAGCATTTTTTTGTGGTTGGATATGTCCATTTGGTACAGTGCAAGAATTTTTAGGAAAATTAGGTAAAAAAATCTTTAAGAAAAAATATAATAATATTATACCTAAAAAGTTAGATTCAATATTAAGATATTTTAAATATTTATTTTTAATATTTATATTAGTGCAAACAGCTAGAAATTTTAAACTTGTATTTGAAAATATAGATCCGTATTATACTTTTTTTAATATTTGGAGTGATGAAATAGCTATTTCAGGATATATTGTATTAACTATTACTTTATTATTGTCATTAATTGTAGAAAGACCTTATTGTAAATATATGTGTCCATTAGGAGCAATAAATGGAATATTTAATTTTAAAAGTATTATTCAGATAAAAAGAGATAATAATAATTGTATTAATTGTGGTGCTTGTGATAAAGTATGTCCTGTTGGAATTAATGTATCAATAGCTAAAGAGATTTCAGATCCAAGATGTATAAGATGTGCAGAATGTGTAGCAATATGTCCAGTTAATAAAACAAAAGATACACTTAACTTTAAAATAAGCTTATTAAAAAATAAAAAATTAAATATTAGTAAATTAATGTTAATTTCATTAATAATATTTTTAACACCTATTTTTATAGGTAGTATAACAGGCGGATTTAAAGAAGATACAAGTGATAGAAAATATGAAACTGCAAATGATATAAAAGGTTCTTATACAATTAATGAGATCTCTGAACATTATAATATCACAGCAGAGGGACTTATTCATACATTTAATATTGAAGATAATAGAGATCAAAAATTAAATGATTTATTAGAAAAAAGTGGATTTTCTATAGAAACATTAAGGGTTTATATGGAGAATATTGATAAACCATTAAAAGATGTATTAGAAGATTATCCTGAAAAATATGAGGCCAATAAAACATTAAGAGAATTAGCAAAAGAAAATGAAGCAGGTGTTATTGCAAAATTATTTAATTCATCTGAAGAAGACACTACAGTTGAAATAAAAAGAAAAACAATGTTAGTAGAAATAAAAAATATAATAAAAGATTATAATGATTTTCTAAACACATTTAATATAAATAAAGATGAACCATTAAATACAACGTTAAAAGATATTATTGATAAATATAGTATAGAAATGGAAGATATTAAAACTTATGTAGAAGATAATAAAAAATAA
- a CDS encoding LytR/AlgR family response regulator transcription factor: protein MKIKLICDENKKENYIKKIIEKGFEIVENSKILLVEKGYENKIKNDIYIVFNENNFEKIFELIKIIQNQKIIRNEKFITVKNAENFELIKYEKIQYFVADRNKIFCVVENNKKFYEVKEKLYYLEKTLDSKMFIRVSKSHIVNVLNIKEIVPWFNSKLIIKFKGTNKTVEVTRSYLKDFKKFLGI, encoded by the coding sequence ATGAAAATAAAATTAATATGTGATGAAAATAAAAAAGAAAATTATATAAAAAAAATTATTGAAAAGGGTTTTGAAATAGTTGAAAATAGCAAAATTTTATTAGTTGAAAAAGGTTATGAAAATAAAATAAAAAATGATATATATATTGTATTTAATGAAAATAATTTTGAAAAAATATTTGAACTTATAAAAATAATACAAAATCAGAAAATAATAAGAAATGAAAAATTTATAACTGTAAAAAATGCAGAAAATTTTGAATTAATTAAATATGAAAAAATACAATATTTTGTTGCTGATAGAAACAAAATTTTTTGTGTAGTTGAAAATAATAAAAAATTTTATGAAGTAAAAGAAAAACTTTATTACCTAGAAAAAACATTAGATTCTAAAATGTTTATACGTGTTAGTAAATCTCATATTGTAAATGTTTTAAATATAAAAGAGATAGTACCTTGGTTTAATAGTAAATTAATTATAAAATTTAAAGGAACAAACAAAACTGTAGAGGTAACTCGTAGTTATTTAAAAGATTTTAAAAAATTTTTAGGAATATAG